The DNA window CCTGTTGAACGATACCGTGTTCCTGGTTTTTTTCATTTTACTTTTTTAAAGGGTTTAATTGGATGAGCGATATACACTCGCTGCTGGTGGCGGCAATATTGGGTGTGGTTGAGGGGTTAACAGAATTTTTACCTGTTTCCAGTACCGGTCATATGATTATTGTTGGTCACCTGCTGGGGTTTGAAGGTGATACGGCAAATACCTTTGAAGTGGTTATTCAGCTAGGCTCGATACTCGCCGTGGTGGTGATGTTCTGGCGTCGCCTGTTCGGCCTGATCGGCATCCATTTCGGCAAGCCGCCGGCGCATGAAGGCAAGGGCAGCGGTCGCTTATCGCTTATCCATATCCTTCTCGGCATGATCCCCGCGGTGGTGATGGGGCTTATTTTCCACGACACCATTAAGTCCTTGTTTAACCCGGTAAACGTGATGTACGCCCTGATTGTCGGCGGTGTGCTGTTAATTGCGGCGGAAGTGCTGAAGCCGAAACAGCCGCGCGCGGTCGGGATTGACGATATGACCTATCGTCAGGCATTCGTTATCGGCTGCTTCCAGTGCCTGGCGCTGTGGCCGGGCTTCTCCCGCTCAGGGGCGACCATCTCCGGCGGCATGCTGATGGGCGTCAGCCGCTACGCGGCGTCGGAGTTCTCATTCCTGCTGGCGGTACCGATGATGATGGGCGCCACGGTGCTGGACGTCTACAAGAGCATCGGCTTCCTCAACATGGGCGATGTTCCGATGTTTGCCGTCGGCTTCGTGATGGCGTTTATCGTGGCGCTGATTGCGATTAAAACCTTCCTGCAGCTGATCAAACGGATCTCGTTCATTCCGTTCGCTATCTACCGCTTTATCGTCGCGGCAGCGGTTTACGTGGTCTTTTTCTAAGGCCTGCGCCCTCAGCCTTGCGGCTGGGGGCAACGCTGTTCCTTCCACTGCGCCACCGCCGCAATTCTCCGCCGCGTCAGCTCCTCGCGAATTTCCGCCCCTTTAAAGCCCGCCGCTACCACCTCTTTGGTGGAGACCGACTGCGCCACTTCCCAGGCCTCCAGCAGCAGGCGCCCCTGCGGATAATCGCTGGCCTCAAAGCCGGTGCGCCCGCGGACGTCGGCTTCGCTGGTGAGGGCGATCTGTTGCACGCGCTGCGGTTTACGCCAGGCGTCAATGCTGTCGAAAAGTTTGACGAGGGTTTTTGGCTGCAGGATCGGCAGGGTGTGGATCAGATCATGGTACTCCGCCACCAGTTTCGCGAGATCGCGGATATCGTTCGGCACCCGCAGACGTGCGCAGAGCTGCTCCACCAGCTTGACTCCCGCCGGGCCATGGCCGTGGTGACGCGGCCAGAGCGCTTTCGGCGTCAGCCCTTTGCCGAGGTCATGGCACAGGGTGGCGAAGCGCACCTCGACGTCCGGCGATAGCATCGCGGCCATCGTGACGGTCATCAGGGTGTGCAGGCCGGTATCGATTTCCGGGTGCCATTTGGCCGGGGCCGGCACGCCGTACAGGGCGTCAATCTCCGGGAACAGCACCTTGAGGGCCTGGCAGTCGCGCAGCGTCTGGAAAAAGACCTGCGGGTTGCGGGTGGTCAACGCGCTTTCCGTCTCTTTCCACACCCGCTCCGGCGTTAAATGGGCCAGTTCGCCGGCCTCAACCATGGCGGCCATCAGGGTCTGGGTCTCTTCGGCGATGCGAAAACCGAGATGGGCATAGCGGGCGGCAAAACGCGCCACGCGCAGCACGCGCAGCGGGTCTTCGCTAAAGGCGGGAGAGACATGGCGCAGCAGGCGCTGGCGGAGATCGTTTTGTCCGCCGTAGGGGTCGATAATCGTGCCGTCGGCATCCTGGGCGAGGGCGTTGACCGTCAGGTCGCGGCGCAGCAGATCCGCCTCAAGAGTGACGTCCGGGGCGGCATAGCAGGTAAAACCGGTATAGCCTGCGCCGGATTTGCGCTCGGTGCGAGCCAGGGCATACTCTTCCCGGCTTTGCGGATGAAGGAACACGGGAAAGTCGCGGCCTACCTGCTGATAGCCCGCGTCAAGCATCTGTTGCGGGGTGGCGCCCACCACCACCCAGTCTCGGTCTTTGACCGGCAGTCCTAACAGCGCGTCGCGCACCGCACCACCGACCAGATAACTCTTCACGCCTGATTCTCCCGTATCTGTTTTTCGCAAGATGATACGTAAGTCTGGCAGAGAAGACGAATTAGTTCATCCACCGGTCTTTACGTTTGCGGCTTGGCACCAGATGCGGCAGCACCAGACCCAGCAGCAAACCGACGCCCAGCACGCCGCCGCCGTACATAAACCACTGCATGATAATGGTGCGCTGTTTATCATCAAGCTGCAGATTCGCCGCA is part of the Klebsiella quasipneumoniae subsp. quasipneumoniae genome and encodes:
- a CDS encoding multifunctional CCA addition/repair protein codes for the protein MKSYLVGGAVRDALLGLPVKDRDWVVVGATPQQMLDAGYQQVGRDFPVFLHPQSREEYALARTERKSGAGYTGFTCYAAPDVTLEADLLRRDLTVNALAQDADGTIIDPYGGQNDLRQRLLRHVSPAFSEDPLRVLRVARFAARYAHLGFRIAEETQTLMAAMVEAGELAHLTPERVWKETESALTTRNPQVFFQTLRDCQALKVLFPEIDALYGVPAPAKWHPEIDTGLHTLMTVTMAAMLSPDVEVRFATLCHDLGKGLTPKALWPRHHGHGPAGVKLVEQLCARLRVPNDIRDLAKLVAEYHDLIHTLPILQPKTLVKLFDSIDAWRKPQRVQQIALTSEADVRGRTGFEASDYPQGRLLLEAWEVAQSVSTKEVVAAGFKGAEIREELTRRRIAAVAQWKEQRCPQPQG
- the bacA gene encoding undecaprenyl-diphosphate phosphatase — encoded protein: MSDIHSLLVAAILGVVEGLTEFLPVSSTGHMIIVGHLLGFEGDTANTFEVVIQLGSILAVVVMFWRRLFGLIGIHFGKPPAHEGKGSGRLSLIHILLGMIPAVVMGLIFHDTIKSLFNPVNVMYALIVGGVLLIAAEVLKPKQPRAVGIDDMTYRQAFVIGCFQCLALWPGFSRSGATISGGMLMGVSRYAASEFSFLLAVPMMMGATVLDVYKSIGFLNMGDVPMFAVGFVMAFIVALIAIKTFLQLIKRISFIPFAIYRFIVAAAVYVVFF